The Macaca nemestrina isolate mMacNem1 chromosome 1, mMacNem.hap1, whole genome shotgun sequence genome contains the following window.
TGAAATAAGATTCCGTGGAGTTTTCTGCAGTATCCAGCCCTTGACATCTTCCCTTGTCTGAGccctgcattttttttctccGAAGGCAAAAGTCTCCAGCCCTACAGAAACTGAGCGGTGCATCGAGTCCCTGATTGCTGTTTTCCAGAAGTATGCCGGAAAGGATGGTTATAACTACACTCTCTCCAAGACGGAGTTCCTAAGCTTCATGAATACAGAACTGGCTGCCTTCACAAAGGTACTGGTCCCTGTCTCCCCCACTTCCCCAAAATACCCACAACATGAAACGAGACCCTGACAGAATGGCCAGGAATGAAAGACCGGCAACTGACGCCCCACACTCTTGCTTCATTTTAACTCACTCTAAGCCAGGAGTTTTTCCATTTAGGAAGAGAGATATATGAAATGGTATATGACATAATGgaattgttttcaaattttattcttaCACCCCAAAGGTTCTAGGGCAGccctgtccaatagaactttctgcagtggTGGAAATACATTCTATATCTGCTCtatccagtatggtagccaccagccacatgtgcccactgagcacttgaaatgtggctagtgtgactaaCAGACTGACTTTCTAAATTagttaatttaaatgtaaatgtaaatagcCATATGTAACCAGTGGCTCTAAGTGTGTATCTGCGTTGGCAGCTTGGGCAAGTGGAGGATGAGAGTGATTAGGCAGGGCCTGTGGCCTTTTTCCACCTGGACCCGTTGCACTTTTATGCAGTTTATCTATTGGAGTTGCATGCAACACTTGAAAGAAGTGTTCCGCTGGCTTTACAAAACTGAATAGCTCCTAATGTCATAGAAAGAGCCCTGGACAAGGAGTGGGAAAACCTTTGGTCCAAGCCCCAGGTCTGCCCCTTAGGCAGGTCACTTTACCTCTTTTAGTCTGTTTCtgcatctggaaaatgggaatatTAATAATCCCTATCCTGTACCTTATACTCCTGTGAGAATAAAATGTGGCAGCATATTTGAAAGCACCTTAGAAGATGCAATATAAAGGTATAATTATTATCATCTCTGCAGAACCAGAAGGACCCCGGCGTCCTTGACCGCATGATGAAGAGACTGGATACCAACAGTGATGGACAGCTAGATTTCTCAGAATTTCTGAATCTGATTGGTGGCCTAGCTATGGCTTGCCATGACTCCTTCCTCAAGGCTGTCCCTTCCCAGAAGCGGATCTGAGGACCCCCTGGGCCTGGCCTTCAAACGCATCCCCTTCCTTCCAGCCTTTCTGTCATCATCTCCATAGCCCACACATCCCCTGAGCCCAGCATACCAACCACCTCATGCAGGCCCCACCTGCCAATAGTAATAAAACAATGtcacttttttaaaacatgaactgGAGAGTTGGTGAATTTGTGCATGGGAGGGTGGAAAGTGGGAGGAATATAAATTAGATTGATAGAAGCTGCatagtaaataagaaaaatgcatcTTGGGTGTATACATAATCATGACTAATAGTACAGCCAGATTCATTTCTAAATTGTTGACTGATGGAGAGATGTCACTTATTGTCATTGTTTACTCACTGCTACCCCTGTTGGCACTGTCAGATCCTGAGAATACAACCAGCAAGACAGACAAGGTCCTGCCTTCACTGAGTGTAACTTCTAGTTGCAGGAGGAGAGAACAATGACTAAATAAACAAAGGACTATCAGAGTATAATAAATCCTAGGAAGGGCAGATTACAATTATGTTACAGATTCATGGGGACAATGAGAGGGCACTATTCTGAGGACATGCCATTTGTGCTGAGATAAGAAGAACTAGAAAGAGCAAACATTTGAAAAGGAGAAGGCATTTAAAGAGAAGGAATGGGAAGGGCAGAGGTCCTCCAAAGATGAGAAGGATCTGGGTTGTTTGTGGAATAGAAAGGAGGCTCGTGTTGCCAAGGTCTTCATGTTTGGCTTAAGCTAGTGTTAACActagttttaattttctaaacCCTCTGATAAAGCAGCAGGGAAAGAGAGCCCAGAAAGAAGGTAAGAAGACTGACCCAGGGTTAAAGATGACAGattagaggagagagaaaggggcaggTTTGTGCAATGTGCAATTATTCCTAAGAAGCACAGGGAAGAACTGATGTGTTTCCCGAAAACTTCTGATTCCTTATCCATTTATATGAGTTTTAACTAATTGGCAAAAATTTCTCTAGATCATGGTTTATTCCTTCATAAATTCAGTGAAATGGATTAGACCACATCTGAGGTCATTTTTGGCTCTGACATTCCAAAATGAAGGCCAGCGCCTTAGGGTGAGCCACTGCCTCAGCCGTTTACAGTTGTCTCAGCTATACCTGCAGCAACTGCAATTATCTTCAGCACATTTGAATCATCAAGTCTTTGAAAAGAATTCAATTTGACTTTCATAAAGATAAAAACTATCTCTTCACACCCATATTTTACTGGTTTATGggataattaattaaattataccTTACAAGAAAAACGgaccgggtgcgatggctcacgcctgtaatcccagctacttgggaggctgaggcaggagagtcacttgaacccaggaggcggaggttgcagtgagccaagatcgcaccactgcactccagcctgggcatcacaatgagactgtctcaaataaataaataaataaacaaaccatgTTGTATTTGAGATGTGTTCCTTGTGTGTGCCTGCTCCTTGTTTTTGCAGCATCCATCTCCCCTTCTTCCTGAATCAAGCCCTGCTCTGCACTCCCCATCTCTTGGTGTTCTTAGTTTGGGTAGGGTTCTTCCCCAGTTCTAAGAGTCAAGGACACACCTATGCCGAAACTAATGAGTGCCCTGCATTCCTTTGGACACAGCAATTGGCCGAGGGTGGTCTTGTGATCTAAGCTGGTCAAAATAAAAGGAATCTCAGTACCTTCGCTGAAAATTCTGGGATAAAGGCAATTGCTTATTCCTCCTTCTCGGTGGATTGTAATCTGAGAGTTTGTAGCCTTAGACATGCCAATAGCCATCTCAAGACAACAGGGAAGGGATCTAAGAGTGGAGCCAACATTGGAGAAACGGAgccaagaaattttaaaaagataccaaCTCCTAGTGCTACGCTAAGACccttgacccacagaaactgtgagacagTGAAATTGTGTTGAGTAATTAAGTTTGTTGTAATTTGTTACACAATAACAGATAGCTAACACACAGTTGTAATTCTTAAGCTGTGCTAAAGCTAAAGCTGTGCCTTGACTGTGCAGCTATATGAGTCAATATGTCCCTGCttttgcttaaaataatttaaattgaattttctaTCACTTGCAACAATAAAAATCCTAGCTATGGGATATTAGGTTAAACAGATGAACTGGGAATTTGAGAAAGAGAGAGCCGAGCTGGAGATATAGAATAGTATGTCATCTGCACATAGACCAAAGTCATGAGTTTGGAGGTTACCCAGGGAAAATGAGCAGAGAAGAACTTCCCAAAACATGGTCTCTAATCCACCTGCATCAAAATCGTTTGGGGGGAGGGTGTTTTAAAGGGCAAATTAGGAAGTAAAGGCAGTACAAGGTAGTCTACTCCTTTGAAAAGGTTGTGAAGTGATGAGAAGGAAGAAGGTAGGATGTAGGGGTGGGACGGTATCTTCATAAATTTCTTCCGGTTCCCATTATGTCAGTGTTCCCATTCTAAGAGCTATCTTTACTCTTAAATTCTTGCAATACAGCTTGTGGTGAGCGAATGCTAAGATAACCCCCAATAATCCCCCATTCTCATATTTACATTCTTGTGCAATCTCCTC
Protein-coding sequences here:
- the LOC105497872 gene encoding protein S100-A11 — its product is MAKVSSPTETERCIESLIAVFQKYAGKDGYNYTLSKTEFLSFMNTELAAFTKNQKDPGVLDRMMKRLDTNSDGQLDFSEFLNLIGGLAMACHDSFLKAVPSQKRI